A part of Hippea maritima DSM 10411 genomic DNA contains:
- a CDS encoding (Fe-S)-binding protein yields MDKRLFKEWESCVKCGICRSVCPVFKEEKSEPYVARGHITLLSELIKGNIDFSEKEAKDYLYKCLLCTTCVESCPNDSHTDTIVEIARHEVIKKHGLPTYKKILSKLLKSRQAMDFAFKSASTFSPIFAKKNNKPRDGIKLRIEVAGKDRLLPPIAKQTFLDKYGNDKKSRVVLFPGCLINYTYTEIGDAFVNILKKLKIDFSVPKKQLCCGAPIYFAGNFEDARYLAEKNIELFLSLNAEHIVVLEPTCASMIKLDYPKLFMYFEDKKWEEKARRVAEKIIDPIKFLFDQTDVLRRLKKLPIRTTYHDPCHLKRALKVKDEPREFLKAISDYTEMKEADRCCGNGGTFSIDYRETSLKIASRKVKNILDTKSEYLATSCSACIMQLADILNLKDHKEIKVYHLLELIDKALEA; encoded by the coding sequence ATGGATAAAAGGCTTTTCAAAGAATGGGAATCCTGCGTTAAGTGCGGCATATGCAGAAGCGTTTGTCCTGTATTTAAAGAGGAAAAATCAGAGCCTTATGTGGCAAGGGGGCATATAACCCTCCTAAGTGAGCTAATAAAGGGCAACATAGACTTTAGCGAAAAGGAGGCCAAGGATTATCTATACAAATGTTTGCTGTGCACAACCTGCGTTGAATCCTGCCCAAACGATTCCCACACAGACACCATAGTTGAGATAGCAAGGCATGAGGTTATAAAGAAACACGGCCTTCCCACATACAAAAAAATCCTATCAAAACTCCTAAAAAGCAGGCAGGCAATGGACTTTGCCTTCAAAAGCGCATCAACCTTTTCACCGATCTTTGCAAAGAAAAACAACAAGCCTAGAGATGGTATAAAGCTAAGAATTGAAGTTGCAGGGAAAGACAGACTTCTACCACCTATAGCTAAACAAACATTTTTAGATAAATACGGGAATGATAAAAAGTCCAGGGTTGTCCTTTTTCCTGGGTGCTTGATAAACTACACCTATACAGAGATCGGCGATGCCTTTGTAAATATCCTAAAAAAACTAAAGATAGATTTTAGCGTTCCAAAAAAACAGCTATGCTGCGGTGCTCCGATTTACTTTGCCGGCAACTTTGAGGATGCGCGTTATTTGGCAGAGAAGAACATAGAGTTATTCTTAAGTCTGAATGCTGAGCATATCGTTGTCCTTGAGCCTACCTGTGCAAGCATGATAAAGCTGGACTATCCAAAGCTGTTTATGTATTTTGAGGATAAGAAGTGGGAAGAGAAGGCACGCAGGGTTGCTGAAAAAATCATAGACCCAATAAAATTCTTATTCGACCAGACCGATGTTTTAAGGCGCCTTAAAAAACTTCCCATAAGAACAACCTATCACGATCCATGCCACCTAAAACGGGCATTAAAAGTTAAAGACGAACCCAGAGAGTTTCTAAAGGCGATCTCTGATTATACAGAGATGAAAGAGGCCGATAGATGTTGCGGAAACGGCGGAACATTTAGTATAGATTACAGAGAAACCTCACTAAAAATAGCATCAAGGAAAGTAAAAAACATATTGGATACAAAATCTGAGTATTTAGCCACATCGTGTAGCGCCTGCATAATGCAACTTGCGGATATCCTGAACTTAAAAGATCATAAAGAGATAAAGGTCTATCACCTGCTTGAACTAATAGACAAAGCACTGGAGGCTTAG
- the galU gene encoding UTP--glucose-1-phosphate uridylyltransferase GalU encodes MKVKKAVLPVAGFGTRFLPATKSSSKEMLPLVDKPLIHYAVEDAVKAGIEQIIFITGRGKRAIEDYFDISFELEFHLKLQGKEKLIEKMRQISEMADFVYIRQKEPKGLGHAVLRAKDVVGNEPFAVILADDVIESKTSGTAQLVDVFNKYHCSVIGLEEVNPDDVSSYGIVAGKEIENGIFKLDTFVEKPKKEEAPSNTAIIGRYVFTPAIFEELEKTKPGAKGEIQLTDAIESLSKKEVIYGKVIEGKRFDCGSKLGFLKATIEFALNDKEVNKELTKYIKEVVKC; translated from the coding sequence ATGAAGGTTAAAAAAGCTGTTCTACCCGTTGCTGGTTTTGGAACGAGGTTTCTTCCTGCCACAAAATCATCATCTAAAGAGATGCTGCCTTTGGTTGATAAACCCCTTATCCATTACGCCGTTGAGGATGCTGTTAAAGCTGGCATTGAGCAGATCATATTCATCACAGGAAGGGGCAAAAGGGCTATTGAGGATTACTTTGATATATCCTTTGAGCTTGAGTTTCATTTAAAGCTTCAAGGCAAAGAAAAACTTATAGAGAAAATGAGGCAGATCAGCGAGATGGCCGATTTTGTCTATATCAGACAGAAAGAACCAAAGGGATTGGGTCATGCCGTCTTGAGGGCTAAGGATGTGGTGGGCAATGAGCCGTTTGCCGTAATCTTGGCAGACGATGTAATAGAATCAAAAACAAGTGGCACAGCCCAATTGGTCGATGTGTTTAACAAATACCACTGTTCGGTTATAGGGCTTGAGGAGGTAAATCCAGACGATGTCTCAAGTTATGGTATCGTAGCGGGCAAGGAGATAGAAAACGGCATATTTAAATTGGACACATTCGTGGAAAAGCCAAAGAAGGAAGAGGCCCCAAGCAACACGGCTATAATAGGCAGGTATGTGTTTACGCCGGCTATTTTTGAAGAGCTTGAAAAGACAAAACCCGGGGCAAAGGGCGAAATTCAACTAACAGACGCTATAGAGTCCCTAAGCAAAAAAGAGGTGATATACGGCAAAGTGATAGAGGGCAAAAGATTTGATTGCGGAAGTAAGTTGGGCTTTTTGAAGGCAACAATAGAATTTGCCCTAAACGATAAAGAGGTAAATAAAGAACTAACAAAATACATAAAAGAGGTGGTGAAGTGTTAG
- the serS gene encoding serine--tRNA ligase has translation MLDLNILRKTPEILRENLKKRLAKIDVDELIELDKRVRQKKAELDELLSKRNSLSKEIGKRKAKKEAADDLIESVNQILKQLEAVEDEYKKLHKDFMDRWLLVPNILDDDVPSGADENDNVEIRRWGEPPQFSFKPKEHFEIAEKLGILDFERASKLSGSRFAVYKGDGAKLERALINFMLDLHTQKHRYKEIIPPYIVNYDVMVGTGQFPKFIEEAYETSGQYLIPTAEVPLVNLHREEMLSEDELPIKYVAYTACFRKEAGSYGKDVKGIIRQHQFNKVELVQFTKPEESDKALEVLTKDAEEVLRLLGLPYRVVVLCSGDIGFSAAKTYDIEVWLPGQNRYREISSCSNTRDFQARRASIKFKDKNKKKQFVHTLNGSGVAVGRCLVAILENYQQKDGSVKIPEALVPYFGKEKIG, from the coding sequence GTGTTAGATTTAAACATCTTAAGAAAAACACCTGAGATTCTTAGAGAAAACTTAAAGAAGAGGCTTGCAAAGATAGATGTTGATGAGCTGATCGAATTGGACAAAAGGGTAAGGCAAAAAAAGGCTGAGCTGGATGAGCTTTTATCCAAAAGAAATTCGCTATCAAAAGAGATAGGCAAAAGAAAGGCAAAAAAGGAAGCCGCAGACGACCTTATAGAAAGCGTAAATCAGATATTAAAACAGCTTGAGGCTGTTGAGGATGAATACAAAAAGCTCCATAAGGATTTTATGGACAGATGGTTGCTTGTGCCAAACATATTGGACGATGATGTTCCATCCGGTGCGGATGAAAATGACAATGTGGAGATAAGAAGATGGGGTGAGCCGCCTCAATTCAGCTTCAAACCAAAAGAGCATTTCGAGATAGCAGAGAAACTCGGTATATTGGATTTTGAAAGAGCCTCCAAGCTGTCGGGTTCACGCTTTGCTGTGTATAAAGGGGATGGTGCAAAACTCGAAAGAGCCCTAATAAACTTTATGCTTGATCTACACACGCAAAAACATAGATATAAAGAGATCATACCGCCATATATTGTAAATTACGATGTAATGGTGGGAACGGGTCAGTTTCCTAAATTTATCGAGGAGGCATACGAAACCAGCGGGCAGTATCTGATACCGACAGCTGAGGTGCCTCTTGTAAATCTACACAGGGAGGAGATGCTAAGCGAGGATGAACTGCCAATAAAATATGTGGCATATACGGCATGTTTTAGAAAAGAAGCTGGGAGTTATGGTAAGGATGTCAAAGGCATTATAAGGCAACATCAATTCAACAAGGTTGAGCTTGTGCAATTTACAAAGCCCGAGGAGTCGGATAAGGCGCTTGAGGTGCTTACTAAGGATGCCGAAGAGGTTTTAAGATTGCTTGGGCTTCCTTATAGGGTTGTTGTCTTATGCAGTGGGGATATAGGTTTTTCTGCTGCTAAGACTTACGATATCGAGGTGTGGCTGCCGGGTCAAAACAGATACAGGGAAATCTCCTCATGTTCAAATACAAGGGATTTTCAGGCAAGAAGGGCATCGATAAAATTCAAGGATAAAAACAAAAAGAAGCAGTTTGTCCACACGCTTAACGGCTCGGGCGTTGCTGTTGGAAGGTGTTTGGTTGCAATATTGGAGAACTATCAACAAAAAGATGGCTCTGTTAAGATCCCAGAGGCACTTGTGCCCTATTTTGGAAAAGAGAAGATTGGATAA
- the pgeF gene encoding peptidoglycan editing factor PgeF, which produces MGFVEDKRFLEFKARCLFFDRFGGVSPYPFDSLNFSFAVGDKKENVLKNIENARKSINVTKMAFINQIHSKDIVEFDGKNHDADGIFTDKAGVFLAIRFADCLPIVLMDTRKRIVMAIHAGWRGSYLGISKNAVDILKQRGSNPEDIIVSIGPHICRNCYEIKDDLACKFSEEFINKKNGRLFLDLSAVNIKQLTQSGIPNENIVDLGICTFENSDFFSYRRDKICGRGAGGIMLFNSNSQE; this is translated from the coding sequence ATGGGTTTTGTTGAGGATAAAAGGTTTTTAGAATTTAAAGCGCGATGCTTATTCTTTGATAGATTTGGGGGTGTAAGCCCCTACCCTTTTGATTCATTGAACTTCAGCTTTGCCGTTGGCGATAAAAAAGAGAACGTCTTAAAAAATATAGAGAACGCCCGTAAATCCATAAATGTAACCAAGATGGCCTTCATAAATCAAATACACTCAAAGGATATAGTTGAATTTGACGGCAAAAACCACGATGCAGACGGTATCTTTACAGATAAAGCGGGGGTATTCTTAGCTATAAGATTTGCAGATTGCCTGCCTATAGTTTTAATGGATACAAGAAAAAGGATAGTAATGGCAATTCATGCTGGCTGGCGCGGCAGTTATCTGGGCATATCAAAGAATGCGGTTGACATATTAAAACAAAGGGGCTCAAACCCAGAAGACATAATTGTCTCCATAGGGCCACATATTTGCAGAAATTGTTATGAAATCAAGGATGACCTTGCCTGCAAATTTTCAGAAGAATTTATAAATAAAAAGAACGGTAGGCTATTTCTAGACCTATCCGCTGTTAACATCAAACAATTAACACAAAGCGGAATCCCAAACGAAAACATTGTCGATTTGGGTATCTGTACATTTGAAAACAGTGACTTTTTCTCCTACAGGAGAGACAAAATCTGTGGCCGTGGGGCTGGCGGCATTATGTTATTTAACAGTAATTCACAAGAGTAA
- a CDS encoding HD domain-containing phosphohydrolase, which yields MKFTENNSGPKRTSILIILGVFVIILTSLTISQSLRLIFYKTKVEVERQSKVQMELLKANLANYLKTNKNLLDYTFSVLPEVSPNQLESALDSYLLKVQHDDIRNIFFVDYNQLTLLYPHISRTPIPNSFVKQYDFLAKKIELAKKLKCGIYFTAPMLSLAGVPKNDLSLILVYPIFINDTYRGSLVESIDIASKLFSIFEYIKGLSVELSYYPIKNDGIYELSKFSIDKATFYIGIKKKSRLIDTLKQNIQYATLSLVFVIVVSITIIIGVSILLNRKIKREQLYIKTLQQLNKRIEMVKNIMAIKENFASISNIEKALKVMSNVFETDIAGIFLDKPDLEYVLKDGKAKQINFFKMEDSLSRIVWNRKESVIVNDYQSYSFVSDKAKLLSGVKSAMCALISYKDHSYGVICVGNTKRPNAFRKEDLNFLKLIASIFAINMYFSNLDKDAIEALLNAIEARDRYTEGHSRRVWEYARFISEILGFDETYQNNIYKAGLFHDVGKIGIPDVILLKPTRLSPNEYEIMKMHSVFSYEILKHVEMLSSVIGGIRGHHERWDGKGYPDGLRGEDIPIEARILAIADSFDAIITSRPYKSAMNVEDAKAELIANAGTQFDPNIIKKIEPYVEDMYRLGKDIEKQKRHLFPENIEEIRKNIFFTDWLTGLSTMDKLEREIGGLIIDNAAFSLCLIDVVNFSKIRFEKGKAQAVDLIVGVANILKDNIGECIARVNEDNFIFILKDNINPKDRLDELRNTITSKLGCSIICTYVVYPKDGRTTDELIYNIRVKEKEVRRSLLL from the coding sequence ATGAAGTTTACTGAGAATAACAGCGGTCCAAAAAGAACATCAATCCTTATAATATTGGGTGTTTTTGTAATCATTCTTACATCTCTTACGATTAGTCAATCCCTTAGGCTGATTTTCTATAAAACCAAGGTAGAGGTAGAGCGCCAAAGTAAAGTTCAGATGGAGCTTTTAAAAGCGAATTTGGCCAATTATCTAAAGACGAACAAAAATCTATTGGATTATACTTTTTCTGTTTTACCTGAAGTATCACCGAATCAGTTAGAATCAGCTCTGGATTCTTATCTTCTAAAGGTTCAACATGATGATATAAGGAATATATTTTTTGTAGATTATAATCAGTTAACGCTACTCTATCCCCATATTTCAAGAACGCCTATACCGAACTCTTTTGTTAAGCAATATGATTTTTTAGCTAAAAAGATAGAGTTAGCCAAGAAATTAAAATGTGGCATTTACTTCACAGCCCCTATGCTTAGCTTAGCTGGCGTACCTAAGAATGATCTATCATTGATTTTAGTTTATCCTATATTCATAAATGACACTTATAGAGGTAGTTTAGTTGAGAGTATAGACATTGCCTCAAAATTGTTTTCTATCTTTGAATACATAAAGGGTTTGAGTGTTGAATTGTCTTACTATCCCATAAAGAATGATGGCATTTATGAACTCTCTAAGTTTTCTATTGATAAAGCCACCTTTTATATTGGTATAAAAAAGAAAAGTAGGCTTATTGATACGCTTAAGCAGAATATTCAATATGCAACCCTAAGTCTTGTGTTTGTTATCGTTGTTTCTATAACTATTATAATTGGAGTATCGATTCTTCTAAACAGAAAAATAAAAAGGGAACAGTTGTACATAAAAACCCTCCAACAACTGAACAAAAGAATTGAAATGGTAAAAAATATAATGGCAATTAAGGAAAATTTTGCCTCTATATCCAATATAGAAAAGGCCTTGAAGGTTATGAGTAATGTATTTGAAACCGACATCGCAGGAATATTTTTAGATAAGCCGGACTTAGAATATGTTTTAAAGGATGGAAAGGCAAAACAAATAAACTTTTTTAAAATGGAGGATTCCTTAAGCCGTATTGTTTGGAATAGGAAGGAGAGTGTTATAGTAAACGACTATCAATCCTACAGCTTTGTTTCGGATAAAGCCAAGCTTCTAAGTGGTGTGAAGTCTGCTATGTGTGCCTTGATTTCCTACAAAGATCACTCCTACGGTGTTATATGTGTTGGAAACACCAAAAGGCCGAACGCTTTTAGAAAAGAAGATCTTAATTTCCTTAAATTGATAGCAAGTATATTCGCTATAAACATGTATTTTTCAAACTTAGATAAAGATGCAATAGAAGCCCTTCTCAATGCAATAGAGGCAAGGGATAGATATACCGAGGGGCATTCAAGAAGAGTGTGGGAATATGCAAGATTTATTTCTGAGATTCTTGGCTTTGATGAGACTTATCAAAACAATATATACAAAGCAGGTCTGTTTCATGATGTTGGTAAAATAGGCATACCCGATGTAATTTTACTTAAGCCTACCAGACTTTCTCCCAATGAGTATGAGATTATGAAGATGCACTCTGTGTTTTCTTATGAAATACTCAAGCACGTTGAAATGCTCTCAAGCGTAATAGGCGGAATAAGAGGGCACCATGAAAGATGGGACGGTAAGGGTTATCCAGACGGGCTTAGGGGTGAGGATATACCGATTGAGGCAAGAATTTTGGCTATTGCTGATTCATTTGATGCTATCATAACATCACGTCCATATAAAAGCGCAATGAACGTGGAGGATGCAAAAGCTGAATTGATTGCAAATGCAGGCACACAGTTTGATCCAAACATTATAAAAAAGATAGAACCATATGTAGAGGATATGTACAGGTTGGGCAAAGATATAGAAAAGCAGAAAAGACATCTTTTTCCGGAAAATATAGAAGAAATCAGAAAAAATATATTTTTTACTGATTGGCTGACGGGTCTTTCGACAATGGATAAGCTTGAAAGAGAGATTGGTGGCCTTATTATAGATAATGCAGCTTTCTCTTTATGTTTGATAGATGTGGTTAACTTTTCTAAAATCAGGTTTGAGAAAGGCAAGGCTCAGGCAGTTGATCTTATAGTGGGTGTTGCAAACATACTAAAAGATAATATTGGTGAGTGTATAGCAAGGGTGAATGAGGATAATTTTATTTTCATATTAAAGGATAACATAAATCCCAAAGATAGGCTTGATGAATTGAGAAATACCATAACGAGTAAGTTAGGCTGCTCAATAATTTGCACCTATGTTGTTTACCCCAAGGATGGTAGGACAACTGACGAGCTTATCTACAATATCAGAGTGAAGGAAAAAGAAGTGCGACGTTCTTTACTCTTGTGA
- a CDS encoding ABC transporter substrate-binding protein, with protein MRMRKVFVCFLVLILFATVAISIPARAKIIKIFMVQSYSSVDLCGMPQLKGALDTLRRAGINDNNSKIEIFFMNTKLKNSTKTLMDKVAQKAYRKIIEFKPDIVFLFDDPAFSELAPKLIRKNVSVVFSGLNIMPEDYNKKFKFMDKNRNPTANITGVYEKLYVASSIKFVEHIVGKKGKVFVLSSKDKVGRIVTRQIELELKDTPLKDDVKVFWVDSLDDIKRAIVKINEDNSVVAYLVNTHSVKSNNGKLDVFHLIPIEMQLAKKPDIAVNKAFCKRGLFGGVVLDFYAMGAQAARMALKIINGVPMSRIPVKNAQKRERVINLSRAKELNLKIPIEVLDTLDEVY; from the coding sequence ATGAGAATGCGAAAGGTGTTTGTGTGCTTTCTTGTATTAATTTTATTTGCAACTGTAGCTATTAGCATTCCTGCACGGGCTAAAATCATCAAAATATTTATGGTTCAAAGCTATTCAAGTGTGGATTTATGTGGAATGCCGCAACTCAAAGGAGCTTTGGATACACTCCGCCGTGCCGGCATTAATGATAACAATTCAAAGATAGAAATTTTCTTTATGAATACAAAATTAAAAAACTCAACAAAGACCCTTATGGATAAAGTAGCCCAAAAAGCATATAGAAAAATCATTGAGTTTAAGCCTGACATAGTGTTTCTTTTTGATGATCCGGCCTTCTCTGAGCTTGCTCCAAAGCTTATTCGCAAAAATGTTTCTGTGGTTTTTAGCGGTTTGAATATAATGCCTGAGGATTATAATAAAAAATTTAAATTTATGGATAAAAATAGAAATCCGACGGCAAATATCACAGGTGTTTATGAAAAGTTATACGTAGCCTCGAGTATAAAATTTGTTGAGCATATTGTAGGAAAGAAAGGTAAGGTGTTTGTTTTGTCATCAAAGGACAAAGTAGGAAGAATAGTAACCCGCCAGATAGAATTAGAATTAAAAGATACGCCCCTTAAAGATGATGTGAAAGTGTTTTGGGTAGACTCTCTAGATGATATAAAGAGAGCTATTGTTAAAATAAATGAGGACAATAGCGTAGTAGCATATTTGGTAAATACCCATTCTGTTAAATCAAATAATGGGAAGCTGGATGTTTTCCATCTTATACCAATTGAAATGCAACTAGCAAAAAAACCAGATATAGCTGTTAATAAAGCCTTTTGCAAAAGAGGACTTTTTGGAGGAGTTGTGCTTGACTTTTATGCTATGGGCGCTCAGGCAGCGAGGATGGCGTTAAAAATTATAAACGGTGTGCCTATGTCAAGAATACCTGTAAAGAATGCTCAAAAAAGAGAAAGAGTCATAAACTTAAGTAGAGCCAAAGAGCTAAATCTAAAGATTCCAATAGAGGTTTTAGATACATTAGATGAAGTTTACTGA
- a CDS encoding CARDB domain-containing protein, with amino-acid sequence MNEKIFKSLWFLVLTLVFVGISSYSWAYKPDLRVEGIYLRPAVNNKCRIWIAIANRGGPISNAEFNRIVLSLLQDDVSKVRGSYMLKYLDRNETLKHPNSKVYVPWNAILLNPGLYKFGAKIDATNVVSESNENNNIMPPIRLRCRGGSTAALPDLTISGIRIGRYCRYVYVYVKNIGKAPLPNWVWTHHSPKNPGVYLYINGKKWGGKSIWKFDPSRKLQKPGGLAVFRAPIKRGSNNTIRILAVVDYWNKLRESNESNNRMEKSLKCSVALPDLTIKKIYLDNACRVNVLVKNAGKAPLPNWVWTHHSPKNPGVYLYINGKKWGGKSIWKFDPSRKLQKPGGYAIYKSSLKVGDAKTNILAVVDYWSKVKESTKSNNKKRVVLRCKSLPDLVVSSIGVDGECGVSVGISNIGSGTIPYKAFDKNNGVAIQMYNNNKPWGGIRLGVVDPHHKLSKPHSSIHFKWFPDANNLKLKPGENKIKIVVDANHVLKEYNENNNVKAKGIRCLPKSDVGLYGFVKIGKNKRQVEWNTSITLTPSDANRIKNGKPLFYVYFAYREYEGVSTPRFENEVLFGSEVVKTLWSPPLRPKQIRFVAVPIYLEPKNGELCFKIDAKNTVRESDETNNNGCVTLKFRGFEANLSTHGAVHTIKNKLKNNSLPGGYNVPKEKPNMVLPGETVK; translated from the coding sequence ATGAATGAGAAGATTTTTAAAAGCCTGTGGTTTTTGGTTTTGACTTTAGTATTTGTGGGAATTTCCAGCTACAGCTGGGCTTATAAACCCGATTTAAGGGTTGAGGGTATATATCTTAGACCAGCTGTAAATAACAAATGTCGTATATGGATAGCTATTGCAAATAGGGGAGGCCCTATAAGTAATGCTGAGTTTAATAGAATTGTTTTGTCTTTGCTTCAGGATGATGTTTCTAAGGTAAGAGGCTCTTATATGTTGAAGTATCTTGATAGAAATGAAACTCTGAAACATCCCAATAGCAAGGTGTATGTACCGTGGAATGCTATATTGCTTAACCCTGGCTTGTATAAATTTGGCGCTAAAATTGATGCTACAAATGTTGTATCTGAGTCCAATGAAAACAACAATATAATGCCGCCTATACGCCTTAGGTGTAGAGGGGGTTCAACTGCGGCTCTTCCCGATCTTACTATATCTGGAATTCGCATAGGTCGATACTGTAGGTATGTATATGTTTATGTAAAAAACATTGGCAAAGCTCCTCTGCCTAATTGGGTATGGACTCATCATTCACCCAAGAATCCTGGGGTCTATTTGTATATCAATGGCAAAAAATGGGGTGGTAAATCTATATGGAAGTTTGACCCATCAAGAAAACTCCAGAAGCCTGGTGGTCTTGCTGTATTTAGAGCACCTATTAAGCGCGGTTCCAACAATACTATAAGAATCCTTGCCGTTGTAGATTATTGGAACAAGCTTAGAGAATCTAACGAATCAAACAACAGGATGGAAAAATCGTTAAAGTGCAGTGTAGCACTACCTGATTTGACCATAAAAAAGATTTACTTGGATAACGCATGTCGTGTAAATGTTCTTGTGAAGAATGCAGGCAAAGCTCCTCTGCCTAATTGGGTATGGACTCATCATTCACCCAAGAATCCTGGGGTCTATTTGTATATCAATGGCAAAAAATGGGGTGGTAAATCTATATGGAAGTTTGACCCATCAAGAAAACTCCAGAAACCAGGCGGATATGCTATATACAAAAGTTCTTTGAAGGTAGGAGATGCAAAGACAAACATTCTGGCTGTTGTAGACTATTGGAGTAAAGTAAAAGAATCCACTAAATCCAACAACAAGAAGAGAGTTGTTCTAAGATGTAAGTCTCTTCCAGACCTTGTCGTAAGTAGCATAGGTGTAGATGGCGAATGCGGGGTTAGTGTGGGAATTTCAAATATAGGAAGTGGGACTATACCCTATAAAGCTTTTGATAAAAATAACGGTGTAGCCATACAGATGTATAACAACAATAAGCCGTGGGGCGGTATAAGACTGGGAGTAGTTGACCCACACCATAAACTTTCAAAACCCCATTCTTCAATTCACTTTAAATGGTTCCCGGATGCAAATAATTTAAAACTTAAACCTGGGGAAAATAAGATTAAAATTGTGGTTGATGCTAACCATGTGTTAAAGGAGTATAATGAGAACAACAACGTAAAGGCTAAAGGTATAAGGTGCTTACCGAAATCGGATGTAGGACTTTATGGTTTTGTAAAGATTGGCAAGAATAAAAGGCAAGTAGAGTGGAACACATCAATTACTTTAACACCATCAGATGCAAATAGGATAAAAAACGGCAAACCTTTGTTTTATGTGTACTTTGCATACAGGGAGTATGAAGGGGTGTCTACACCACGTTTTGAAAATGAGGTTTTGTTTGGATCAGAAGTTGTAAAAACCCTATGGTCGCCCCCACTGAGACCAAAACAAATAAGGTTTGTAGCTGTGCCGATTTACCTTGAACCTAAGAATGGTGAGTTGTGTTTTAAAATTGATGCTAAAAACACCGTTAGAGAAAGCGACGAAACTAACAACAATGGGTGCGTTACTTTGAAGTTTAGGGGTTTTGAGGCGAATTTATCAACTCATGGGGCTGTCCATACAATAAAAAATAAGCTAAAGAATAACTCCTTGCCGGGTGGTTATAATGTCCCAAAAGAGAAACCTAACATGGTTTTACCAGGGGAGACGGTAAAATAG
- a CDS encoding Uma2 family endonuclease, with product MDLAEKKKKYSYSDYKNWPDDERWEIIDGVAYNMSPAPKVKHQKISINFVEKLILQKNRLKGCDLFSAPTDVVLNEYNVVQPDIFIVCDKNKVTEDNIKGAPDLIIEIVSPSTAYKDTKIKKDLYEKFGVREYIIVFPDLFFVERYILKDEAYGVPERFNWDETLKLGIFDIEINLWEIFERELPKKEEQGDIKKS from the coding sequence GTGGATTTAGCAGAGAAGAAGAAAAAATACTCATACAGTGATTATAAGAACTGGCCTGATGATGAGAGATGGGAGATTATTGACGGTGTGGCATACAACATGAGCCCTGCGCCGAAAGTAAAGCATCAAAAAATTAGTATAAACTTCGTAGAAAAGCTTATCCTGCAAAAAAACAGATTAAAGGGTTGCGATCTCTTTAGCGCCCCTACTGATGTTGTTTTAAATGAATACAACGTTGTCCAGCCGGATATATTTATAGTTTGCGATAAAAACAAGGTCACAGAGGACAACATAAAGGGTGCGCCAGATTTGATTATTGAGATTGTTTCGCCCTCAACTGCATACAAAGACACAAAGATAAAAAAAGACCTGTATGAAAAATTTGGCGTAAGGGAATATATCATTGTGTTTCCTGATCTATTTTTCGTTGAACGCTATATTTTAAAAGACGAAGCCTACGGTGTACCTGAGAGGTTCAACTGGGATGAGACATTAAAGCTTGGGATATTTGACATTGAAATAAACTTGTGGGAAATATTTGAGAGGGAGTTGCCGAAAAAAGAAGAACAAGGAGATATAAAAAAGAGTTAG